GGGAGCGAGGGGACCGAGATTACGGACGTCTACGGTGAGGCGCGGGCGTCCGTCGCCGACTGGCAGGCGACCGCCGGTCTCGACAGAATAGTCGAGGGCCAGCTCCGGTGGGACGACATGCTCGCCCACCCGCTCTGCGTCCACGACGCCGTCGAGACGCGCGGCATCGTGCGTTACTACGACAACAACAATTTTTACAGGGAGCCGGTCGTCACTGGCGAACTCACCTTCGACGGCGACCTCGCCGACGATCTCGACGCGCTCGACGAGATCGGTCCCGACGCGCCGACGCAGGCTGTCGTTCCCGGTCCGTACACGCTCTCGGAGCTCGCGACCAACGAGTTCTACGGCGATAGTGGGGAGTTCCTCGATGCCATCGCGAACTTCCTGGCGGGCGAGGTGCGAGCGTTTGCGGACGTCGAGACCGTCTTCGTCCTCGAACCGTCGCTCGTGACGAGCCCGCCCGGCGACGGCGAGGACGAACGCGCGAGCGAAGCCATCGACCGCGTGGCCGACGCGACCGACGCCGACGTTGTGGTCCAGACCTACTGGGGCGCGCTCACCGAGAAGGTCCACGCCCACCTGCTCGACGCGGACATCGATGCCGTGGGCTACGACTTCGTCACGAATCACGAGGACAATTTGTATAACATCAACGAGTACGGAACGAAGGAGGGGATCGCGCTCGGGCTGGCCGACGGCCAGAACACGCTGGTCGAAGAGCCCGCAAAGATCGCCGAGCGCGTCGCGTGGGTCGACGAGCAGACGCCCGGTGCGGAGTTCGAAACCATGTACGTCACCACCAACACGGAACTGTTCTACCTGCCGGTGAGTCGCTGTGTCGAGAAGCTCGAAGCGCTGGCTGCAGGCGCTGCCCGCGCCGCGGAGGTGGCCCGATGAGCCGCGAACAGTTCCGGCCGGCCGACCACCCGAACGAGCACTTCATCCTTACCACCGTCGTGGGGAGCTACCCGAAACCGAAGTGGCTCGATCGCGTGCGCGAACTCCACGACGATCCCGAGGGTGAGTTCGACGATGGCGAGTGGGAGGAGGCGACCGACGACGCCGCCCGCCTCATCACCCACGAGCACGAGCGCGCGGGTCTCGACGCCGTCGTCGACGGCGAGATGAGAAGGAATGAAATGGTCGAGTTCTTCGCCGAGCGCATCGAAGGCTACGAATTTAATGGACCAGTCAAGGTCTGGGGCCACAACTACTTCGACAAACCCTCGGTCGTGAGCGATGTCGAGTACGACGACTCGTGGCTCGTCTCGGAGTTCGAGTTCACCGACGGCGTGGCCGATCGCCCGGTGAAAGTCCCGATCACGGGCCCGTACACGCTCGCCAGCTGGAGTTTCAACGAAGCCTACGACGACGACCGTGACCTCGCGCTCGCGCTCGCCGACCTCGTTAACGAGGAGATCCGGAAACTGGTCGACGCTGGCGCGCGCTACATCCAGATCGACGAGCCCGCCCTCGCCACGACGCCCGACGACCACGCCATCGTCGGCGAGGCGCTCGATCGCATTGTGACTGGGCTCCCCGAGGAGGTACGGATCGGCCTGCACGTCTGCTACGGCGATTACTCGCGGATCTACCCCGAGATTCTGGAGTTCCCGATCGACGAGTTCGACGTCGAACTCGCCAACGGCGACTTCGAGCAGTTGGACGTGTTCAAGGAGCCGGGATTCGACCTCGACCTCGCGCTCGGTGTTACGGACGTCCACGTCGCCGAGGTCGAATCGGTCGCCGAGATCAAGGCGAACATCCAGAAGGGTCTCGAAATCGTTCCGCCCGAACGGCTGACGGTGAGTCCCGACTGCGGCGTCAAACTCCTCCCGCGGGACGTGGCCTACGGCAAGATGGAAAACATGGTCGAAGCCGCTCGCGAGGTCGAACGTGAACTCGACGCCGGCGAGATCGAGATCGGTGCGGCGACCGCCGACGACTGACGTGTAATATCTCTCGTAGCGCTCAGCGCTCGCGGACCGACATCTCGACGGGATCGGCGGGGTGGAGCGTCAGCGTCGGCAGGAAGTCGAACGAGGCGCTCGATTCGAGATCCAGATGGTAGTCCTGGGCGACGGTGGCGATGATGAACTTCGCTTCGAGCAGCGAGAGCTGTTTGCCGATGCACGACCGTGGACCGGCCCCGAACGGGAAATAGGCATAGCTCGGGCGCTCGTTCCGGCGGGCTGGTTTCCAGCGGTCGGGGTCGAAGGTGTCGGGGTCGTCGTACCACCGTGGGTCGCGGT
This window of the Halococcus sediminicola genome carries:
- a CDS encoding 5-methyltetrahydropteroyltriglutamate--homocysteine methyltransferase, producing the protein MTEFVATTPGVFPLPDWAKDRLGSLKGHQKEDLVDGSEGTEITDVYGEARASVADWQATAGLDRIVEGQLRWDDMLAHPLCVHDAVETRGIVRYYDNNNFYREPVVTGELTFDGDLADDLDALDEIGPDAPTQAVVPGPYTLSELATNEFYGDSGEFLDAIANFLAGEVRAFADVETVFVLEPSLVTSPPGDGEDERASEAIDRVADATDADVVVQTYWGALTEKVHAHLLDADIDAVGYDFVTNHEDNLYNINEYGTKEGIALGLADGQNTLVEEPAKIAERVAWVDEQTPGAEFETMYVTTNTELFYLPVSRCVEKLEALAAGAARAAEVAR
- a CDS encoding methionine synthase, with the protein product MSREQFRPADHPNEHFILTTVVGSYPKPKWLDRVRELHDDPEGEFDDGEWEEATDDAARLITHEHERAGLDAVVDGEMRRNEMVEFFAERIEGYEFNGPVKVWGHNYFDKPSVVSDVEYDDSWLVSEFEFTDGVADRPVKVPITGPYTLASWSFNEAYDDDRDLALALADLVNEEIRKLVDAGARYIQIDEPALATTPDDHAIVGEALDRIVTGLPEEVRIGLHVCYGDYSRIYPEILEFPIDEFDVELANGDFEQLDVFKEPGFDLDLALGVTDVHVAEVESVAEIKANIQKGLEIVPPERLTVSPDCGVKLLPRDVAYGKMENMVEAAREVERELDAGEIEIGAATADD